The following are encoded together in the Halomonas halophila genome:
- a CDS encoding FadR/GntR family transcriptional regulator, whose amino-acid sequence MKDKQRKTASRPSVADFLAEAIFSGRYQPGDFVPKEVDLCEQFAINRSAVRSDLRQLVDVGIIERISGHGSKVREYAEWNILDPQVTDWMTRYAAPNPRVQQEILSFRLDVEPYVAMTAAKRATARDLVAIEEALDGMGQNLHGPDGQDGRLHSDYDVAFHVAIFKATHNIVWAQLSHILRPSIYMLIETSNVSASDPEESLERHRRLMECIRARRPEDAFLAAQAVLAGTAEALGIEPGDSALGRQLTLGRDTP is encoded by the coding sequence GTGAAAGACAAGCAGCGCAAGACAGCCTCCCGGCCCAGCGTGGCCGACTTCCTGGCCGAGGCCATCTTCTCCGGTCGCTACCAGCCGGGGGACTTCGTGCCCAAGGAGGTCGATCTCTGCGAGCAGTTCGCCATCAACCGCTCGGCGGTGCGCAGCGACCTGCGCCAGCTGGTGGACGTGGGCATCATCGAACGCATCTCGGGCCACGGCTCCAAGGTGCGCGAATACGCCGAGTGGAACATCCTCGACCCCCAGGTCACCGACTGGATGACCCGCTACGCCGCCCCCAATCCGCGCGTCCAGCAGGAGATCCTGTCGTTCCGCCTCGACGTCGAGCCGTACGTGGCGATGACCGCCGCCAAGCGCGCCACCGCCCGCGACCTGGTCGCCATCGAGGAGGCCCTCGATGGCATGGGTCAGAACCTGCACGGTCCCGACGGCCAGGATGGCCGCCTGCACAGCGACTACGACGTCGCCTTCCACGTCGCCATCTTCAAGGCCACCCACAACATCGTCTGGGCCCAGCTCTCGCACATCCTGCGACCCTCGATCTACATGCTGATCGAGACGTCCAACGTCAGCGCCAGCGATCCCGAAGAGAGCCTGGAGCGCCATCGCCGGCTGATGGAATGCATCCGCGCCCGCCGCCCCGAGGACGCCTTCCTTGCCGCCCAGGCGGTACTCGCCGGCACCGCCGAGGCGCTGGGCATCGAGCCCGGCGACAGCGCCCTGGGCCGCCAGCTGACCCTCGGCCGGGACACCCCATGA
- the argE gene encoding acetylornithine deacetylase has protein sequence MTAAQFLERLVGFPTVSRDSNLDLIAFIEAWLNDHGVEHWRVDSDDGAKANLLARIGPEVEGGVVLSGHTDVVPVDGQPWSTDPFTLTDKGDGRLYGRGTCDMKAFIACALAEVPRWVELELDAPIYLAFSYDEEIGCVGAPRMIERLMADHPRPAAVFVGEPTLMEPVVAHKGATNLRTTVTGRASHSSQVNQGVSAIHVAARLVTYIEDVMSELRAEGRVDEAFNVVHSSLHVGKIQGGTAINIMARECSFEWEIRHLPSDRFEDLFGRIEACAERLQAEMRERAPDAGIHTERLNVTVPALADDNNAEVLSLCRELVGEAPAGAVAYATEAGQFQRAGLPTVICGPGSISQAHQPDEYLEIAQLEAGSAFMRALGERLEKKEA, from the coding sequence ATGACCGCCGCCCAGTTCCTCGAGAGACTGGTGGGCTTTCCCACCGTGTCCCGCGACTCCAACCTGGACCTGATCGCCTTCATCGAGGCCTGGCTCAACGACCACGGCGTCGAGCACTGGCGCGTCGACAGCGACGACGGCGCCAAGGCCAACCTGCTGGCCCGCATCGGCCCCGAGGTCGAGGGCGGCGTGGTGCTCTCCGGCCATACCGACGTGGTGCCGGTGGACGGCCAGCCCTGGTCGACCGATCCCTTCACCCTGACCGACAAGGGCGACGGCCGCCTCTACGGCCGCGGCACCTGCGACATGAAGGCCTTCATCGCCTGCGCCCTGGCCGAGGTGCCGCGCTGGGTCGAGCTCGAGCTGGATGCCCCCATCTATCTGGCCTTCTCCTACGACGAGGAGATCGGCTGCGTCGGCGCCCCGAGGATGATCGAGCGGCTGATGGCCGATCATCCGCGCCCGGCGGCGGTGTTCGTCGGCGAGCCGACGCTGATGGAGCCGGTGGTCGCCCACAAGGGCGCCACCAACCTGCGCACCACCGTGACCGGACGCGCCTCGCACTCCAGCCAGGTCAACCAGGGCGTCTCGGCGATCCACGTCGCCGCCCGGCTGGTGACCTACATCGAGGACGTGATGAGCGAGCTGCGCGCCGAGGGCCGCGTCGACGAGGCCTTCAACGTGGTCCACTCCAGCCTGCACGTGGGCAAGATCCAGGGCGGCACCGCCATCAACATCATGGCCCGGGAGTGCAGCTTCGAGTGGGAGATCCGCCATCTGCCGTCGGACCGCTTCGAGGACCTGTTCGGCCGCATCGAGGCCTGTGCCGAGCGGCTGCAGGCCGAGATGCGCGAGCGCGCCCCGGACGCCGGCATCCACACCGAGCGGCTCAACGTCACGGTGCCGGCGCTGGCCGACGACAACAACGCCGAGGTGCTCTCCCTGTGCCGGGAGCTCGTGGGCGAGGCGCCTGCCGGGGCCGTGGCCTACGCCACCGAGGCCGGCCAGTTCCAGCGCGCCGGCCTGCCCACGGTGATCTGCGGCCCGGGCAGCATCAGCCAGGCCCACCAGCCCGACGAGTACCTGGAGATCGCGCAGCTGGAGGCCGGCTCAGCCTTCATGCGCGCCTTGGGCGAACGACTCGAGAAGAAGGAAGCCTGA
- the fic gene encoding protein adenylyltransferase Fic produces the protein MNWCPDQPHNDLPPLPPAAELETPAVLKACIPARAALAELKQAGELLPNQGLLINLLPLLEARDSSEIENIVTTADRLFQFAQEDTHADPATKEALRYRTALSRGYRELARRPLCTNTAVEICSTIKGVDMEIRRVPGTTLAHQVSGEVIYTPPMGESTLRELLGNWERYLHADDDVDPLIKMAVAHYQFEAIHPFTDGNGRAGRVLNILYLIEKRLLSLPILYLSRYIMLHKSDYYHLLLAVTREGQWQEWLLYMLKAVEYTARWTTDKIAATRALIEETTAYIQKALPRVYSHELVQVIFEQPYCRINNLVERDIARRQTASSYLQQLCEIGVLEEIRAGREKLFVHPKLVRLMTEDSNEITPYQAS, from the coding sequence ATGAACTGGTGCCCCGACCAACCTCACAATGATTTGCCGCCGCTGCCTCCGGCCGCAGAACTCGAGACGCCGGCGGTGCTGAAGGCCTGTATTCCGGCCCGTGCGGCGCTGGCGGAGCTCAAACAGGCAGGGGAACTGCTGCCAAATCAGGGGCTGCTGATCAACTTGCTGCCCCTGCTGGAAGCCCGCGACAGCTCCGAGATCGAGAATATCGTGACCACCGCCGACCGGCTCTTCCAGTTCGCCCAGGAAGACACCCATGCCGACCCGGCCACCAAGGAGGCGCTGCGATATCGTACCGCGCTGAGCCGGGGCTATCGTGAATTGGCCCGGCGGCCGCTCTGCACCAACACCGCGGTGGAGATCTGCAGCACCATCAAGGGCGTCGACATGGAGATTCGCCGGGTGCCGGGCACCACCCTGGCCCACCAGGTCTCCGGCGAGGTGATCTATACCCCGCCGATGGGAGAGAGCACCCTGCGAGAGCTGCTGGGCAACTGGGAACGCTATCTGCATGCAGACGATGACGTCGACCCGCTGATCAAGATGGCCGTGGCGCACTACCAGTTCGAGGCGATTCATCCCTTCACCGACGGCAACGGACGTGCCGGCAGGGTGCTGAACATCCTTTACCTGATCGAGAAACGGTTGCTGTCGCTGCCGATTCTCTACCTCAGTCGCTACATCATGCTCCACAAGTCCGACTACTATCACCTGCTGCTGGCTGTGACGCGTGAAGGGCAGTGGCAGGAGTGGCTGCTGTACATGCTCAAGGCCGTGGAATACACGGCTCGTTGGACCACCGACAAGATTGCGGCGACCCGTGCCTTGATCGAGGAAACCACGGCCTACATCCAGAAAGCGCTGCCCCGGGTCTACAGCCACGAGCTTGTGCAGGTGATCTTCGAGCAGCCCTACTGTCGCATCAATAACCTGGTGGAGCGCGACATCGCCAGGCGACAGACGGCATCGAGTTACCTGCAGCAGCTGTGTGAGATCGGCGTGCTCGAGGAAATTCGCGCCGGGCGCGAAAAGCTCTTCGTGCATCCCAAGCTGGTCAGGCTGATGACCGAGGATAGCAATGAGATAACACCCTATCAGGCGTCGTGA
- a CDS encoding SDR family oxidoreductase, whose product MPERRDSTRSLLITGCSSGIGHAAAHAMAKRGWRVFATARAEADVARLEAEGLEALRLDLADSASIAAAVETVRERTGGRLTALFNNGAYGQPGAVEDLSRDVLREQLETNLLGTHELTIKVLPMMRAQGHGRIVHNSSVLGFAALPYRGAYVCSKFALEGLSDTLRQELTGSGIHVSLIQPGPITSRFRENAYRAYRANIDAAHSAHADTYVKVEARLASEDGKGAFTLSPEAVVDKLIHALEHRRPRPRYAVTVPTHLFAALKRMLSTRGMDRVLLSATKSERE is encoded by the coding sequence ATGCCAGAACGCCGCGACTCGACGCGCAGCCTGCTGATCACCGGCTGTTCCAGCGGGATCGGCCATGCCGCGGCCCACGCCATGGCCAAGCGCGGCTGGCGGGTCTTCGCTACTGCACGAGCCGAGGCGGATGTTGCTCGGCTCGAGGCGGAAGGCCTGGAAGCGCTGCGGCTGGACCTGGCCGACAGCGCCTCGATCGCGGCCGCGGTGGAAACGGTGCGCGAGCGCACCGGCGGGCGGCTGACGGCGCTGTTCAACAACGGTGCCTACGGCCAGCCCGGCGCGGTGGAGGACCTGAGCCGGGACGTGCTGCGCGAACAGCTCGAGACCAACCTGCTCGGCACCCACGAGCTCACCATCAAGGTGCTGCCGATGATGCGCGCCCAGGGCCACGGGCGCATCGTGCACAACAGCTCGGTGCTGGGCTTCGCCGCCCTGCCCTATCGCGGCGCCTACGTGTGCTCCAAGTTCGCCCTCGAAGGCCTGAGCGATACCCTGCGTCAGGAGCTCACCGGCAGCGGCATCCACGTCAGCCTGATCCAGCCCGGTCCCATCACCAGCCGCTTTCGCGAGAACGCCTATCGCGCCTATCGGGCCAACATCGACGCCGCCCACAGCGCCCACGCCGACACCTACGTGAAGGTCGAGGCACGCCTTGCCAGCGAGGACGGAAAGGGCGCCTTCACCCTCAGCCCCGAGGCGGTCGTCGACAAGCTGATCCACGCCCTCGAGCACCGTCGCCCCAGGCCCCGCTACGCCGTGACCGTCCCCACCCACCTGTTCGCCGCGCTCAAGCGGATGCTGAGCACGCGCGGCATGGACCGGGTGCTGCTGAGCGCGACGAAGAGCGAGCGGGAGTAA
- a CDS encoding SWIM zinc finger family protein gives MIRLAGEAAFGRGVAYYHEGMVVGWHQSGTTITADVEGGERYRVVLELSAQGLDGSCDCPASQGIDFCKHCVAVALSYRTNEAEQARLTEGDATDRIHAYLQQMDKSSLIEALQSLIEHDPILRQQWSLRADAVLGVLDIKTLKKRITAAFPVNRDLYRYEQVNAYFARAEAVVEQLAEQAPQLPADQCLTLVDYALSRMARALETVDDSGGFRFHCEHILHDLHVRTVRRLDWSPGQLAAYLYDKAFGGSEDSYPPIPDAYAEALGEAGMAAYHACLQRAWDDLPALPKESGWMVKYRYIRLRAPLLKLAEADGDLPAMLALYEKTASDEKDCLDAAKACIAHEAWDQLETWLARAKRATSQQNPHQQVERQRLEVRLYLQRGEGEAAAALLWDIYQHTRQLEDYRRLVTLADDRQLATDYRRCAHDWLVEGLDEESQRPFGWGPRMVDSLLEVYLFEGRLDEARALCAERAVMPALLHQLAQATKELDESLPLYLRLVRHEVQKTNNQAYRDGIALLQELDGRLDSASQRETFQDALIQLRTEFKPKRNFIKWLKEAFPEP, from the coding sequence TTGATCCGGCTCGCCGGCGAGGCCGCCTTCGGCCGTGGCGTAGCGTATTACCACGAGGGCATGGTGGTCGGCTGGCACCAAAGTGGCACCACTATCACCGCCGACGTGGAGGGCGGCGAGCGCTATCGCGTGGTGCTGGAGTTGAGTGCCCAGGGCCTGGATGGCAGCTGCGACTGCCCGGCGTCCCAGGGCATCGACTTCTGCAAGCATTGCGTGGCAGTAGCGCTGTCGTACCGGACGAATGAAGCCGAGCAGGCGCGGCTGACGGAAGGCGATGCGACGGATAGGATCCACGCCTATCTGCAGCAGATGGACAAGTCGTCGCTGATCGAGGCGCTCCAGTCGCTGATCGAGCATGACCCGATATTGCGCCAGCAGTGGTCGCTGCGGGCCGATGCGGTGCTCGGCGTGCTGGATATCAAGACGTTGAAGAAACGCATCACGGCGGCATTTCCCGTCAACCGTGACCTGTACCGTTACGAGCAGGTGAATGCCTATTTTGCCCGGGCGGAGGCTGTCGTCGAACAGCTCGCCGAACAGGCGCCACAACTGCCGGCGGATCAGTGCCTGACGCTGGTGGACTACGCGCTGTCGCGCATGGCCCGGGCGCTGGAAACCGTCGACGACTCGGGCGGCTTTCGCTTCCACTGTGAGCATATCCTGCATGACCTGCATGTCAGGACCGTCCGGCGCCTCGACTGGTCGCCCGGGCAGCTGGCCGCGTACCTCTACGACAAGGCCTTCGGCGGCAGCGAGGACAGCTATCCGCCGATTCCCGATGCCTACGCCGAGGCGCTGGGCGAGGCGGGTATGGCGGCCTATCACGCCTGCCTGCAGCGGGCCTGGGACGATCTGCCGGCCTTGCCGAAAGAGTCCGGATGGATGGTGAAGTATCGCTATATTCGCCTGCGCGCCCCCTTGCTCAAGCTTGCCGAGGCCGACGGCGACCTGCCGGCCATGCTGGCGTTGTACGAGAAAACTGCTAGCGATGAGAAGGACTGCCTGGACGCCGCGAAAGCATGCATTGCCCATGAGGCCTGGGATCAGCTGGAGACCTGGCTGGCACGGGCGAAGCGGGCGACTTCCCAGCAGAATCCCCACCAGCAGGTGGAACGTCAGCGGCTTGAGGTGCGCCTGTACCTGCAGCGTGGAGAGGGGGAGGCCGCCGCGGCGCTGCTATGGGACATCTATCAGCATACGCGGCAGCTGGAGGATTATCGTCGGCTGGTGACCCTGGCCGACGATCGGCAGCTGGCGACCGATTACCGCCGGTGTGCCCACGACTGGCTGGTGGAGGGGCTCGACGAGGAGTCTCAACGTCCTTTCGGCTGGGGCCCGCGGATGGTCGACAGCCTGCTGGAAGTCTATCTGTTCGAAGGGCGCCTGGATGAGGCCCGGGCGCTTTGTGCCGAGCGGGCGGTCATGCCCGCGCTGCTGCACCAGCTGGCACAGGCAACGAAGGAGCTCGACGAGAGCCTGCCGCTGTACCTGCGCCTGGTTCGCCACGAGGTGCAAAAGACCAACAACCAGGCCTACCGGGATGGTATCGCCCTGTTGCAGGAGCTGGATGGCCGGCTCGACTCCGCATCACAGCGCGAGACGTTCCAGGACGCGTTGATCCAGCTGCGAACCGAGTTCAAGCCCAAGCGCAACTTCATCAAGTGGTTGAAAGAGGCTTTTCCCGAGCCGTAG
- a CDS encoding glutamine amidotransferase, producing the protein MPRLLIVKTGDAFDDVVRDHGDFEALFRDRLAPACGEFTLEVYDARHDGTLPTLTANDALVITGSHAMVSDAEPWSEALKPWLREARELGVAMFGVCYGHQLMAAAFGGDSGYHPAGRETGTHQVRLTEAGRRDGLLGALPEAFPAQLTHAQSVLQAPPGAEVLAVNDHDPFQALRYGANQWSVQFHPEFTPAVMRAYLRHQYAGLAEQGRDPESLLTAVSPTPEATSLLARFCTRLSNLDGPA; encoded by the coding sequence ATGCCGCGACTGCTGATCGTCAAGACCGGCGACGCCTTCGACGACGTGGTCCGCGACCATGGCGACTTCGAGGCGCTGTTCCGGGACCGGCTGGCCCCGGCCTGCGGCGAGTTCACCCTCGAGGTGTACGACGCCCGCCATGACGGCACGCTGCCGACGCTGACCGCGAACGACGCCCTGGTGATCACCGGCTCCCACGCCATGGTCAGCGACGCCGAGCCCTGGAGCGAGGCGCTCAAGCCCTGGCTGCGCGAGGCCCGCGAGCTCGGCGTCGCCATGTTCGGCGTCTGCTACGGCCACCAGCTGATGGCCGCGGCCTTCGGCGGCGACAGCGGCTATCATCCCGCGGGCCGCGAGACCGGCACCCATCAGGTGCGACTGACCGAGGCCGGCCGGCGCGACGGCCTGCTGGGCGCCCTGCCCGAGGCCTTTCCCGCCCAGCTGACCCACGCCCAGTCGGTACTCCAGGCACCGCCGGGCGCCGAGGTGCTGGCCGTGAACGACCACGATCCCTTCCAGGCGCTGCGCTACGGGGCGAACCAGTGGAGCGTGCAGTTCCATCCCGAGTTCACCCCGGCGGTGATGCGTGCCTATCTCCGCCACCAGTACGCCGGGCTGGCCGAACAGGGGCGCGATCCCGAGTCGCTGCTGACGGCGGTGTCGCCGACCCCCGAGGCCACCTCGCTGCTGGCCCGCTTCTGCACGCGGCTGTCGAATCTCGACGGGCCGGCCTGA
- a CDS encoding antibiotic biosynthesis monooxygenase: MSSDPVTLMVARRVASGRYRDFMRWLEEGRELASDFGGYLGSGVLAPPPGDDEYQIIFRFRDAETLAIWEHSASRRAWLARGQGLFDAPHEHRATGLDRWFQQTGSPAPPRWKQAIAIWLAFFPVSLAFQILFGDALATLPLVPKVLASTLMLTPVMVFLFIPLSTRLLGPWLRGEPLRVPRLRRRST, from the coding sequence ATGTCCTCTGATCCCGTCACTCTGATGGTGGCGCGCCGCGTGGCCAGTGGCCGCTATCGCGACTTCATGCGCTGGCTCGAGGAGGGCCGCGAGCTGGCCTCCGACTTCGGCGGCTACCTCGGTTCCGGCGTGCTGGCACCGCCGCCCGGCGACGACGAGTACCAGATCATCTTCCGCTTCCGCGACGCCGAGACCCTGGCGATCTGGGAGCATTCCGCCTCGCGCCGGGCCTGGCTGGCCCGTGGCCAGGGGCTCTTCGACGCGCCCCACGAGCACCGCGCCACCGGCCTGGACCGCTGGTTCCAGCAAACCGGCAGCCCCGCGCCGCCGCGCTGGAAACAGGCCATCGCCATCTGGCTGGCGTTCTTTCCGGTCTCGCTGGCCTTCCAGATCCTGTTCGGCGACGCCCTGGCCACGCTGCCGCTGGTGCCGAAGGTGCTGGCCAGCACCCTGATGCTGACCCCGGTGATGGTGTTCCTGTTCATCCCGCTTTCCACGCGGCTGCTGGGCCCCTGGCTGCGCGGCGAGCCGCTGCGTGTGCCCCGGCTCCGCCGCCGCTCGACCTGA
- a CDS encoding IlvD/Edd family dehydratase, producing the protein MTDNKRRLRSAEWFGSADKNGFMYRSWMKNQGIPDHEFQGKPIIGICNTWSELTPCNAHFRKIAEHVKKGILEAGGYPVEFPVFSNGESNLRPTAMFTRNLASMDVEEAIRGNPMDAVVLLVGCDKTTPALLMGAASCDLPTIVVTGGPMLNGKHEGQDIGSGTVVWKLSEEVKAGKISIHDFMAAEAGMSRSAGTCNTMGTASTMACMAESLGTSLPHNAAIPAVDSRRYVLAHLSGNRIVEMVDEDLKLSKVLTKDAFENAIRTNAAIGGSTNAVIHLKAIAGRMGVDLEMDDWTRIGRGTPTIVDLQPSGRFLMEEFYYAGGLPAVLRRLGEADRLPHKDALTVNGKTLWENVQDAPQYNDEVIRPLDNPLREDGGMCVLRGNLAPGGAVLKPSAASPELMQHRGRAVVFENFDDYKARINDPDLDVDADSILVMKNCGPRGYHGMAEVGNMGLPSKLLEQGITDMVRISDARMSGTAYGTVVLHVAPEAAAGGPLAAVRNGDWIELDCDSGRLHLEVDEAELEARLAESDPTAASREIARSGGYRQLYIEHVLQADEGCDFDFLVGSRGADVPRHSH; encoded by the coding sequence ATGACCGATAACAAGCGCCGGCTGCGCAGCGCCGAATGGTTCGGCAGCGCCGACAAGAACGGCTTCATGTACCGCAGCTGGATGAAGAATCAGGGTATTCCCGACCACGAGTTCCAGGGCAAGCCGATCATCGGCATCTGCAACACCTGGTCGGAGCTGACGCCCTGCAACGCCCACTTCCGCAAGATCGCCGAACACGTCAAGAAGGGCATCCTCGAGGCCGGTGGCTACCCGGTGGAATTCCCGGTGTTCTCCAACGGCGAGTCCAACCTGCGCCCCACGGCGATGTTCACCCGTAACCTGGCGAGCATGGACGTCGAGGAGGCCATCCGCGGCAACCCGATGGACGCCGTGGTGCTGCTGGTCGGCTGCGACAAGACCACCCCGGCGCTGCTGATGGGCGCGGCCAGCTGTGACCTGCCGACCATCGTGGTGACCGGCGGGCCGATGCTCAACGGCAAGCACGAGGGCCAGGACATCGGCTCCGGCACCGTGGTGTGGAAGCTCTCCGAGGAGGTCAAGGCGGGCAAGATCTCGATTCACGACTTCATGGCCGCCGAGGCCGGCATGTCGCGCTCGGCGGGCACCTGCAACACCATGGGCACCGCTTCCACCATGGCCTGCATGGCGGAGTCGCTCGGCACCTCGCTGCCGCACAACGCGGCGATCCCGGCGGTGGATTCGCGCCGCTACGTGCTGGCGCATCTCTCCGGCAATCGCATCGTCGAGATGGTCGACGAGGACCTGAAGCTGTCGAAGGTACTGACCAAGGACGCCTTCGAGAACGCCATCCGCACCAACGCGGCCATCGGCGGCTCCACCAACGCCGTGATTCACCTCAAGGCCATCGCCGGGCGCATGGGCGTCGATCTGGAGATGGATGACTGGACGCGCATCGGCCGCGGCACCCCGACCATCGTCGACCTGCAGCCCTCCGGGCGCTTCCTGATGGAAGAGTTCTACTACGCCGGCGGCCTGCCCGCGGTGCTCAGGCGTCTCGGCGAGGCCGACCGGCTGCCCCACAAGGACGCCCTGACCGTCAACGGCAAGACCCTGTGGGAGAACGTGCAGGACGCGCCGCAGTACAACGACGAGGTGATCCGCCCGCTGGACAACCCGTTGCGCGAGGACGGCGGCATGTGCGTGCTGCGTGGCAACCTGGCCCCGGGCGGCGCGGTGCTCAAGCCCTCGGCGGCGAGCCCCGAGCTGATGCAGCATCGCGGCCGCGCGGTGGTGTTCGAGAACTTCGACGACTACAAGGCGCGCATCAACGACCCGGACCTGGACGTCGATGCCGACAGCATCCTGGTGATGAAGAACTGCGGGCCGCGCGGTTATCACGGCATGGCCGAGGTCGGCAACATGGGCCTGCCGTCCAAGCTGCTGGAGCAGGGCATCACCGACATGGTGCGCATCTCGGATGCCCGCATGAGCGGCACCGCCTACGGCACCGTGGTGCTGCACGTGGCCCCGGAAGCGGCCGCCGGCGGCCCGCTGGCCGCGGTGCGCAACGGCGACTGGATCGAGCTCGACTGCGATAGCGGCCGGCTGCATCTGGAGGTCGACGAGGCCGAACTCGAGGCGCGCCTGGCCGAGAGCGATCCCACCGCGGCATCCAGGGAGATCGCCCGCAGCGGCGGCTACCGCCAGCTCTACATCGAGCACGTGCTGCAGGCCGACGAGGGCTGCGACTTCGACTTCCTGGTCGGTTCGCGGGGCGCCGATGTGCCGCGCCATTCGCACTGA
- a CDS encoding IlvD/Edd family dehydratase, whose translation MTTQRPRMTPDQLRSRDWFDNPHHPGTTALCLERYMNQGITLEELISGRPIIGICQSGSDLTPCNRHHIELVKRVKDGIRAAGGVPFEFPLHPIHENVRRPTAALDRNLAYLGLVEVLHGYPLDGVVLTTGCDKTTPASLMAAATVNIPAIVLSGGPMLNGWRGAERVGSGTVVWEMRKRLAAGDIDYPEFLSRIADSAPSVGHCNTMGTASTMNSLAEALGMSLPGSAMIPGPYKERGAVAYQTGERIVDMVWDDLRPSDILTREAFENAVVTCSALGGSSNAPIHINAIARHAGVAFDNDDWQRLGHEVPLLANVMPAGAYLGEEFHRAGGVPAVMFELLEAGRLHGEVATVNGRTLAENLAGRETADDEVIRRYANPLVEHAGFLNLKGNLFDSALMKTSVIAADFRERFLSDPEDPNAFEGRVVVFDGSEDYHARIDDPALEIDARTILVMRGAGPVGHPGGAEVVNMQPPEALIRAGIESLPCLGDGRQSGTSGSPSILNASPEAATGGPLALLESGDRLRVDLGRCEVTLRVDDAELAARRERLEAEGGYRYPDHQTPWQEIQRSMVEPLDRGMTLAPATKYRDVARLSPPRDNH comes from the coding sequence ATGACGACCCAGCGACCCCGCATGACGCCCGACCAGCTGCGCTCGCGCGACTGGTTCGACAACCCGCACCATCCCGGCACCACCGCGCTGTGCCTGGAGCGCTACATGAACCAGGGCATCACCCTGGAGGAGCTGATCAGCGGCCGGCCGATCATCGGCATCTGCCAGTCGGGATCGGACCTCACGCCCTGCAACCGGCACCACATCGAGCTGGTGAAACGGGTCAAGGACGGCATTCGCGCCGCCGGCGGGGTGCCCTTCGAGTTCCCGCTGCATCCGATCCACGAGAACGTGCGCCGCCCCACCGCGGCGCTGGATCGCAACCTGGCCTACCTGGGCCTGGTCGAGGTGCTGCACGGCTATCCGCTGGACGGCGTGGTGCTGACCACCGGCTGCGACAAGACCACCCCGGCCAGCCTGATGGCCGCGGCCACGGTCAACATCCCGGCCATCGTGCTGTCCGGCGGGCCGATGCTCAACGGCTGGCGCGGCGCCGAGCGCGTCGGCTCCGGCACCGTGGTGTGGGAGATGCGCAAGCGTCTGGCCGCCGGCGACATCGACTACCCCGAGTTCCTGTCGCGGATCGCCGATTCGGCGCCCTCGGTGGGCCACTGCAACACCATGGGCACCGCCTCGACCATGAACTCGCTGGCCGAGGCACTGGGCATGAGCCTGCCCGGCTCGGCGATGATCCCTGGGCCCTACAAGGAGCGCGGCGCGGTGGCCTACCAGACCGGCGAGCGCATCGTCGACATGGTGTGGGACGACCTGCGGCCGAGCGACATCCTGACCCGCGAGGCGTTCGAGAACGCCGTGGTCACCTGCTCGGCGCTGGGCGGCTCGTCCAACGCGCCGATCCACATCAACGCCATCGCCCGCCATGCCGGCGTCGCGTTCGACAACGACGACTGGCAGCGGCTGGGCCACGAGGTGCCGCTGCTGGCCAACGTGATGCCGGCCGGGGCCTATCTCGGCGAGGAGTTCCATCGCGCCGGCGGCGTGCCGGCGGTGATGTTTGAGCTGCTCGAGGCCGGGCGACTCCACGGCGAGGTGGCGACCGTCAACGGCCGCACCCTGGCCGAGAACCTGGCCGGCCGCGAGACCGCCGACGACGAGGTGATCCGCCGCTACGCCAACCCGCTGGTCGAGCACGCCGGCTTCCTCAACCTCAAGGGCAACCTGTTCGATTCGGCGCTGATGAAGACCAGCGTGATCGCCGCGGACTTCCGTGAGCGCTTCCTCAGCGACCCCGAGGACCCCAACGCCTTCGAGGGCAGGGTGGTGGTGTTCGACGGCTCCGAGGACTATCACGCCCGCATCGACGACCCCGCGCTGGAGATCGACGCGCGCACCATCCTGGTGATGCGTGGCGCCGGCCCGGTGGGCCATCCCGGCGGCGCCGAGGTGGTCAACATGCAGCCGCCCGAAGCCCTCATTCGTGCGGGGATCGAATCCCTGCCGTGCCTGGGCGACGGCCGCCAGTCCGGCACCTCGGGTTCGCCGTCGATCCTCAACGCCTCGCCGGAGGCCGCCACCGGCGGGCCGCTGGCGCTGCTCGAGAGCGGCGACCGGCTGCGCGTGGACCTGGGCCGCTGCGAGGTGACGCTGAGGGTCGACGACGCCGAGCTGGCCGCGCGCCGCGAGCGGCTGGAAGCCGAGGGCGGCTATCGCTACCCGGACCACCAGACGCCCTGGCAGGAGATCCAGCGCTCGATGGTCGAGCCGCTGGACCGCGGCATGACCCTGGCGCCGGCGACGAAGTATCGCGACGTGGCCCGGCTCAGCCCGCCGCGGGACAATCACTGA